A genomic stretch from Kribbella jejuensis includes:
- a CDS encoding molybdopterin oxidoreductase family protein has translation MTAIATHCPYCALQCATTLHPVSRPGAVEVQPRDFPTNRGGLCRKGWTAPDVLTVPDRLTVPLVRNAAGELEETTWDAALDFVAARITSLQAAHGHDAVAVFGGGGLTNEKAYALGKFARVALRTANVDYNGRFCMSSAAAATNRAFGIDRGLPFPLADLGGAGAVLLVGSNIAETMPPAVAHLQGARDAGGLLVVDPRHSATASLTDDGAGLHLQPTPGTDLALLLALTHVVLQEGLADTAFLAERVDDADLLIRSTASWWPERAERVTGVPAATIRQAVRVLAAAAPVHGGAGAYILTGRGAEQHSKGTDTVTACINLALALGLPGRLGSGYGCITGQGNGQGGREHGQKADQLPGYRSIEDPAARSHVAEVWGVRPEELPRSGKSAVELINSLGTADGPKALFVHGSNLLVSAPNLASVRERLNALELLVVADVVPSETALLADVVFPVTQWAEEDGTMTSLEGRVLRRRTAVAAPGEVRSDLAVFAGIAERLGVPGFSTDPAEVFEELRRASAGGKADYSGITWERLDAGEELFWPVPDEGHPGTPRLFADGFPTADGRAHVVPVDHRPVADDLNGSAPMYLVTGRLLQHYQSGAQTRRVPELAEAEPEVYAEVHPRVAAQLGIGDGRPVRLRTARGSMVLPARITPDVRPDTVFVPFHFGGAEAVNELTNDALDPVSRMPEFKACAVQVTAAELGATGVPA, from the coding sequence GTGACCGCTATCGCGACGCACTGTCCGTACTGCGCCCTGCAGTGCGCCACCACGCTGCACCCGGTCTCGCGACCGGGTGCCGTGGAGGTGCAGCCGAGGGACTTCCCGACCAACCGGGGCGGGTTGTGCCGTAAGGGCTGGACGGCTCCCGACGTACTCACGGTGCCGGACCGGCTCACCGTGCCGCTCGTCCGCAACGCGGCGGGCGAGCTGGAGGAGACGACCTGGGACGCCGCGCTGGACTTCGTCGCGGCACGGATCACGTCGTTGCAGGCAGCGCACGGCCACGACGCGGTGGCGGTGTTCGGCGGCGGTGGTCTGACGAACGAGAAGGCCTACGCATTGGGGAAGTTCGCGCGGGTCGCGTTGCGGACCGCGAACGTGGACTACAACGGCCGGTTCTGCATGTCGTCGGCGGCCGCCGCGACGAACCGTGCGTTCGGGATCGACCGCGGACTGCCGTTCCCGCTGGCCGATCTGGGCGGTGCGGGTGCCGTCCTGCTGGTCGGAAGCAACATCGCCGAGACGATGCCGCCGGCAGTGGCGCATCTGCAGGGCGCACGCGACGCGGGTGGACTTCTGGTCGTCGACCCGCGCCACTCGGCCACCGCAAGCCTCACCGACGACGGCGCGGGCCTCCACCTGCAGCCGACTCCGGGCACTGACCTGGCTCTCCTGCTGGCCCTGACGCACGTAGTACTGCAGGAAGGCCTTGCGGACACCGCATTCCTGGCTGAACGGGTCGACGACGCCGACTTACTGATTCGTTCGACTGCTTCGTGGTGGCCGGAGCGCGCGGAGCGGGTCACTGGTGTACCCGCCGCGACCATCCGTCAGGCTGTGCGGGTGCTGGCGGCGGCGGCTCCGGTGCATGGCGGCGCGGGCGCGTACATCCTCACCGGGCGTGGGGCCGAGCAGCACAGCAAGGGCACCGACACGGTGACCGCTTGTATCAACCTCGCGTTGGCGCTTGGTTTGCCCGGGCGGTTGGGGAGCGGGTACGGCTGCATCACGGGGCAGGGCAATGGGCAGGGCGGGCGCGAGCACGGGCAGAAGGCGGATCAGCTGCCTGGTTATCGGAGCATCGAGGACCCGGCCGCTCGGTCCCACGTTGCGGAGGTCTGGGGTGTGCGGCCGGAGGAGTTGCCGCGGTCCGGGAAGAGTGCGGTCGAGCTGATCAATTCGCTCGGTACGGCGGATGGTCCCAAGGCGCTGTTCGTGCATGGGAGCAACCTGCTCGTGTCGGCGCCGAACCTTGCGTCCGTGCGAGAGCGGCTGAACGCGCTCGAACTGTTGGTGGTTGCGGATGTCGTTCCGTCCGAGACCGCGCTGTTGGCCGACGTGGTGTTCCCGGTCACGCAGTGGGCCGAGGAGGACGGGACGATGACGTCGCTCGAGGGGCGGGTACTGCGGCGACGGACAGCGGTGGCGGCGCCGGGTGAGGTGCGGAGCGATCTTGCGGTGTTCGCGGGGATCGCCGAGCGGCTCGGCGTACCTGGGTTTTCGACGGATCCGGCCGAGGTGTTCGAGGAGCTGCGCCGGGCGAGCGCGGGCGGGAAGGCCGACTACTCCGGGATCACCTGGGAGCGGCTGGACGCCGGCGAGGAGTTGTTCTGGCCGGTTCCGGACGAGGGGCATCCGGGGACGCCGCGGTTGTTCGCGGACGGGTTTCCGACCGCGGACGGGCGGGCGCACGTCGTACCGGTCGACCATCGGCCGGTGGCGGACGACCTCAACGGGTCGGCGCCGATGTACCTGGTGACAGGGCGGTTGCTGCAGCACTACCAGAGCGGGGCGCAGACGCGGCGGGTGCCGGAGTTGGCCGAGGCCGAGCCCGAGGTGTACGCCGAGGTGCATCCGCGAGTGGCGGCGCAGCTGGGGATCGGCGACGGGCGTCCGGTGCGGTTGCGGACGGCGCGCGGGTCGATGGTGCTGCCGGCCCGGATCACGCCGGACGTCCGGCCGGACACCGTTTTCGTACCGTTCCACTTCGGCGGTGCCGAAGCGGTCAACGAGCTGACGAACGACGCGCTCGACCCGGTGTCGCGGATGCCCGAGTTCAAGGCGTGCGCGGTGCAGGTGACGGCGGCGGAGTTGGGCGCGACGGGGGTGCCGGCATGA
- the nirB gene encoding nitrite reductase large subunit NirB has protein sequence MRIVIIGGGMAGRRLAELLPSYDVTVLGDEPSYNRSRLTEYVAGRAEVAVGNEPAVAAVAVDRVRRVVVGADGVEYPYDRLVFATGAVPVVPAGVEGGLLLRSVEDARAVVAAAQEARRAVVLGGGVLGVETACALRERGVAVTLVHDGETLLDKTVRPSAGRRVTRAVRRLGVEVLLNTELSRTETKDGRFRALTLQNGHQVFGDLLVVACGVRPRTELAGGLTARTGIVVDETFTSPDDPTVHAIGDCAELNGRVTGTVGSAWAHAEQLAAHLHSTVDVGAASATPEVVRLTAGGLDVLVLGDKDATGAVVRLEDETRYVRAVLQDGVVRAAVAVGAPEVAAELVLLADRGTPVVADGLLEATDVPQQQKKPPTVCRCNGVTRVAIEAAWRGGADSVAGIAATTRATTGCGSCTGAVGELLDRFRRGETEPVPSRRATMAELNKAKHVVVVGGGMVAHRLVEALRQRDTNIDYRITVYAEEPRLPYDRVALTSYFSGRDPHDLSLGDPELWDDPAVNLRKGVQITAIDPAAKTVTTARGEVVGYDELVLATGSAAFVPPVKNNDAQGCFVYRTIDDVAALRVYVERLKSEGKQVNGVVVGGGLLGLEAAGALRALGAATKVVEFAPRLMPLQVDEGGGAALSRLIAGLDVDVLTETACQRVKLTSQGAARAMAVADGPDLPADVVVFATGVRPRDELGRAAGLAIGERGGVVVDEACRTSVPGVWAIGEVACIEGRVWGLIAPGYTMAEIVADRLLGGEATFPGADTSTKLKLLGVDVASFGDAFGTTEGALDIVYADPVAGVYKKLVLSDDARTLLGGILVGDASAYSGLRPMVGRELGADPAAFLLPEGAAPVQLELPDDAPVCSCNNVSAGTIRCAVRDEGCTDIKSVCGRTKAGTSCGSCLPIVKNLLNTELTKAGVEVSKALCEHFALSRAELFDAVRITELRTFSEIVERHGTGRGCDICKPVVASILASIDPAGHVLDGERATLQDTNDHVMANMQKDGTYSVVPRIPGGEITPEGLITIGEVARDFGLYTKITGGQRVDLFGARIEQLPAIWKRLVDAGFESGHAYGKALRTVKSCVGSTWCRYGVQDSVGMAIALELRYRGLRSPHKIKLGVSGCARECAEARGKDVGVIATEKGWNLYVGGNGGMTPRHAELLASDLTDEQLFQAIDRFLMYYVRTGDRLQRTSVWLREIGLEQVRDVVLNDSLGIAADLDAAMAQHVDAYVDEWKATLDDPDKLARFVSFVNAPDQPDADLRYVVERNQPRPATPAERGQLEPVLLAGPRLEVRR, from the coding sequence ATGAGGATCGTGATCATCGGCGGCGGGATGGCCGGGCGGCGGCTGGCCGAGTTGCTGCCGTCGTACGACGTGACTGTGCTGGGCGACGAGCCGTCGTACAACCGATCGCGGCTGACGGAGTACGTTGCCGGCCGCGCGGAAGTTGCTGTTGGCAACGAGCCTGCTGTGGCGGCGGTTGCGGTGGATCGGGTACGGCGGGTGGTCGTCGGAGCAGACGGCGTCGAGTACCCGTACGACCGGCTGGTGTTCGCGACCGGCGCGGTACCGGTGGTGCCGGCCGGTGTCGAGGGCGGGTTGCTGCTGCGGTCCGTCGAGGACGCGCGCGCGGTGGTTGCCGCGGCACAGGAGGCGCGGCGGGCCGTCGTACTCGGCGGTGGTGTGCTCGGTGTCGAGACCGCCTGCGCGCTGCGCGAACGCGGCGTCGCGGTCACCCTCGTCCACGACGGGGAAACCTTGCTCGACAAGACAGTCCGCCCGTCGGCCGGGCGTCGGGTCACCCGCGCGGTCCGCCGCCTGGGCGTCGAGGTCCTGCTCAACACAGAACTCTCCCGAACAGAGACGAAGGACGGTCGCTTCCGAGCGCTGACCTTGCAGAACGGTCACCAGGTGTTCGGCGACCTGCTGGTGGTCGCCTGTGGCGTCCGCCCTCGCACGGAGCTTGCCGGCGGTCTCACCGCTCGTACTGGGATCGTCGTGGACGAGACGTTCACGAGCCCCGACGACCCCACCGTGCACGCAATCGGCGACTGCGCCGAGCTGAACGGCCGAGTCACAGGAACAGTCGGATCAGCCTGGGCCCACGCGGAACAGCTGGCCGCCCACCTGCATTCCACCGTGGACGTTGGCGCAGCCTCGGCGACTCCAGAGGTGGTTCGGCTGACCGCTGGTGGGCTGGATGTGCTCGTTCTCGGGGACAAGGACGCGACCGGTGCGGTGGTTCGGCTCGAGGACGAGACGCGGTATGTGCGCGCCGTGCTGCAGGACGGTGTGGTGCGGGCGGCGGTCGCTGTGGGGGCGCCGGAAGTCGCGGCGGAGTTGGTCTTGCTGGCGGACCGGGGGACACCCGTGGTCGCGGACGGGTTGCTGGAGGCAACCGACGTACCGCAGCAGCAGAAGAAGCCACCGACGGTCTGTCGGTGCAACGGAGTGACCCGGGTCGCCATCGAGGCGGCCTGGCGTGGGGGTGCCGACAGTGTCGCCGGCATCGCCGCCACGACGCGGGCGACGACCGGGTGCGGAAGCTGCACCGGCGCCGTCGGCGAACTGCTCGACCGCTTCCGGCGCGGCGAGACCGAACCAGTCCCGAGCAGGAGGGCGACGATGGCAGAGCTGAACAAGGCCAAGCACGTGGTGGTGGTCGGCGGGGGTATGGTCGCCCACCGGCTGGTCGAGGCGCTCCGGCAGCGCGACACGAACATCGACTACCGGATCACCGTGTACGCCGAGGAGCCGCGGCTCCCGTACGACCGGGTCGCCCTCACCAGCTACTTCTCCGGCCGCGACCCGCACGACCTGTCGCTGGGTGACCCGGAGCTGTGGGACGACCCGGCGGTGAACCTCCGCAAGGGCGTCCAGATCACCGCGATCGACCCGGCAGCCAAGACCGTCACGACGGCACGCGGCGAAGTGGTCGGGTACGACGAACTGGTGCTCGCGACCGGCTCCGCCGCGTTCGTGCCGCCGGTGAAGAACAACGACGCGCAGGGCTGTTTCGTCTACCGCACGATCGACGACGTCGCCGCGCTGCGTGTGTACGTCGAGCGGCTCAAGTCCGAAGGCAAGCAGGTCAACGGTGTCGTCGTCGGCGGCGGTCTGCTCGGCCTCGAAGCCGCGGGTGCACTCCGCGCGTTGGGCGCGGCGACCAAGGTCGTCGAGTTCGCGCCGCGGCTGATGCCGTTGCAGGTCGACGAAGGCGGCGGCGCGGCCCTGTCCCGGTTGATCGCCGGCCTGGACGTCGACGTACTCACCGAAACCGCGTGCCAGCGGGTGAAACTGACCTCGCAGGGCGCCGCCCGCGCGATGGCTGTTGCCGACGGCCCCGATCTGCCGGCGGACGTGGTGGTGTTCGCGACCGGTGTCCGCCCGCGCGACGAGCTCGGCCGCGCGGCCGGCCTGGCGATCGGCGAACGCGGCGGTGTGGTCGTCGACGAGGCCTGCCGTACGTCGGTACCGGGCGTCTGGGCGATCGGCGAGGTGGCCTGTATCGAAGGACGGGTGTGGGGCCTGATCGCACCCGGCTACACGATGGCCGAGATCGTCGCGGACCGGCTGCTCGGCGGCGAGGCGACCTTCCCTGGCGCGGACACCTCGACGAAGTTGAAGCTGCTCGGCGTCGACGTCGCGAGCTTCGGTGACGCCTTCGGTACCACCGAAGGCGCGCTGGACATCGTGTACGCCGACCCGGTGGCCGGTGTCTACAAGAAGCTCGTGCTGTCCGACGACGCCCGTACCCTGCTCGGCGGCATCCTGGTCGGCGACGCGTCGGCGTACTCCGGGCTGCGTCCGATGGTCGGCCGCGAACTCGGCGCCGATCCGGCCGCGTTCCTGCTGCCCGAAGGCGCCGCGCCGGTCCAGCTCGAGCTGCCCGACGACGCGCCGGTGTGTTCCTGCAACAACGTCTCCGCCGGCACGATCCGGTGCGCCGTCCGGGACGAGGGCTGCACCGACATCAAGTCCGTGTGCGGTCGTACCAAGGCCGGCACGAGCTGCGGTTCCTGCCTGCCGATCGTCAAGAACCTGCTGAACACCGAGCTCACCAAGGCCGGTGTCGAGGTCAGCAAGGCGCTCTGCGAACACTTCGCGCTGTCCCGCGCCGAGCTGTTCGACGCTGTCCGGATCACCGAGCTGCGGACCTTCAGCGAGATCGTCGAGCGGCACGGCACCGGCCGCGGCTGCGACATCTGCAAGCCCGTGGTGGCGTCGATCCTGGCCAGCATCGACCCGGCCGGGCACGTGCTGGACGGCGAGCGCGCGACGCTGCAGGACACCAACGACCACGTGATGGCGAACATGCAGAAGGACGGGACGTACTCCGTCGTACCGCGGATCCCCGGTGGTGAGATCACTCCGGAGGGCCTGATCACGATCGGCGAGGTGGCGCGCGACTTCGGGCTGTACACGAAGATCACCGGTGGCCAGCGGGTCGACCTGTTCGGCGCGCGGATCGAGCAGTTGCCGGCGATCTGGAAGCGGCTGGTCGACGCGGGGTTCGAGTCGGGACACGCATACGGCAAGGCGCTGCGGACGGTGAAGTCCTGCGTCGGGTCCACCTGGTGCCGGTACGGCGTCCAGGACTCGGTCGGGATGGCGATCGCGCTCGAGCTGCGGTACCGCGGGCTGCGGTCGCCGCACAAGATCAAGCTCGGCGTCTCCGGCTGTGCCCGGGAGTGCGCGGAAGCGCGCGGCAAGGACGTCGGCGTGATCGCGACCGAGAAGGGCTGGAACCTGTACGTCGGCGGCAACGGCGGGATGACCCCGCGGCACGCCGAACTGCTCGCGTCGGACCTCACCGACGAGCAGTTGTTCCAGGCGATCGACCGGTTCCTGATGTACTACGTCCGGACCGGCGACCGGCTGCAGCGTACGTCGGTGTGGTTGCGCGAGATCGGCCTGGAGCAGGTCCGGGACGTCGTACTCAACGACAGCCTCGGGATCGCCGCCGACCTGGACGCCGCGATGGCGCAGCACGTGGACGCCTACGTCGACGAGTGGAAGGCGACGCTCGACGATCCCGACAAGCTGGCCCGATTCGTGTCGTTCGTGAACGCACCGGATCAGCCCGACGCCGACCTGCGGTACGTGGTCGAGCGGAACCAGCCGCGCCCGGCGACCCCGGCCGAGCGCGGGCAGCTCGAGCCGGTCCTGCTGGCCGGTCCCCGATTGGAGGTACGCCGATGA
- the nirD gene encoding nitrite reductase small subunit NirD — MSIVACGPTVVCAFDVLLPERGVAALLGDTQIALFRTHDGEVFAVGNQDPYSGANVMSRGIVGSRGDVPTVASPMFKQVFDLRTGVCLDDPEVRLPVYPVEIVDGRVVVGGPDDSDGSDGIPNGMVRSR, encoded by the coding sequence ATGAGCATCGTTGCTTGTGGTCCGACTGTGGTGTGTGCTTTCGACGTGTTGTTGCCGGAGCGTGGGGTCGCCGCGCTGCTCGGGGACACGCAGATCGCGCTGTTCCGCACCCACGACGGCGAAGTGTTTGCCGTCGGCAACCAGGACCCGTACAGCGGGGCGAACGTGATGTCGCGGGGCATCGTCGGCAGCCGCGGCGACGTACCGACGGTGGCGTCGCCGATGTTCAAGCAGGTCTTCGACCTGCGCACCGGGGTGTGCCTGGACGATCCGGAGGTCCGGCTGCCGGTCTACCCGGTCGAGATCGTCGACGGCCGGGTGGTCGTCGGTGGCCCCGACGACAGCGACGGTAGCGACGGCATACCAAACGGTATGGTACGGTCCCGGTGA
- a CDS encoding uroporphyrinogen-III synthase, producing MTRTGPLSGCTIAISAHRRAEDLIASFERRGAKVLHAPTLQIVPVADDHALIEATRRVIANPPDDVVVTTAVGFRGWIEAADTAGLAAELLGTLEQSRILARGPKARGAIRAAGLVEHWSARSETTAEVVEWLREQGVDGRKIVVQLHGLSDPALQEALRSAGASVRGLEVYRWGPAPDPALVERMISQVCGGTVDAVVHTSAPGAQAMLDAAALTGQYDELVASLRTGRVLNACVGPVTAGPFVALGLEPLVPDRFRLGALIRIVTDRLTDDNARSIETAFGQLVIRGGAAVLDGVVLPLGPGPRAVLAALVAAGGDVVSRPELLAVLPGAEDVHAVEVTVNRLRTAVGRPELVRTVVRRGYRLAVEPAGVPT from the coding sequence GTGACGCGGACGGGCCCGCTGAGCGGCTGCACGATCGCGATCTCCGCGCACCGGCGCGCGGAGGACCTGATCGCGTCGTTCGAACGGCGCGGCGCGAAGGTGCTGCACGCGCCGACGCTGCAGATCGTGCCGGTCGCCGACGACCACGCGCTGATCGAGGCGACCCGGCGGGTGATCGCGAACCCGCCGGACGACGTGGTTGTCACGACCGCGGTCGGATTCCGCGGCTGGATCGAGGCGGCCGACACCGCCGGGCTCGCGGCCGAGCTGCTCGGGACGTTGGAGCAGTCGCGGATCCTGGCCCGCGGTCCGAAGGCGCGCGGCGCGATCCGCGCGGCCGGCCTGGTCGAGCACTGGTCGGCGCGCTCCGAGACGACGGCCGAGGTCGTGGAGTGGTTGCGGGAACAGGGCGTCGACGGCCGGAAGATCGTCGTACAGCTGCACGGGCTGTCGGATCCGGCGCTGCAGGAGGCGTTGCGGTCGGCGGGTGCCTCGGTGCGTGGGCTGGAGGTGTACCGGTGGGGACCGGCGCCGGACCCGGCGCTCGTCGAGCGGATGATCTCGCAGGTGTGCGGTGGGACCGTCGACGCCGTCGTGCACACGTCGGCGCCCGGTGCGCAGGCGATGCTCGACGCCGCGGCGCTGACCGGTCAGTACGACGAGTTGGTGGCGTCGTTGCGGACCGGGCGGGTGCTCAACGCGTGCGTCGGGCCGGTGACGGCCGGACCGTTTGTGGCGCTGGGGTTGGAGCCACTGGTGCCTGATCGGTTCCGGTTGGGGGCGCTGATCCGGATCGTCACGGACCGGCTGACCGACGACAACGCACGGTCCATCGAGACGGCGTTCGGGCAGTTGGTGATCCGCGGCGGCGCGGCGGTGCTCGACGGCGTCGTACTGCCGTTGGGGCCCGGTCCGCGGGCCGTTCTGGCTGCGCTCGTCGCGGCCGGCGGGGACGTGGTGTCGCGACCGGAGTTGCTCGCGGTACTGCCCGGCGCGGAGGACGTGCATGCGGTGGAGGTGACGGTGAACCGCCTGCGTACGGCGGTGGGACGGCCCGAGTTGGTGCGGACCGTCGTACGACGTGGTTATCGGTTGGCTGTCGAACCGGCGGGAGTTCCTACATGA
- a CDS encoding sirohydrochlorin chelatase produces MTDLVAVAHGTADPAGIAVVHDLVREMARQRPDLPISLGFVDLLTPALPSLVHRITSDADEAVVVPLLLSSGYHVYVDVAAEARRYPGRVHAAAALGPDPVLVEILADRLGDLSRVDQVVLAAAGSSDPRALTDCETTATLLARRIDRPVHVGYISGSGDRLPAVLARTRGRLAIATYLLAPGFFNTLVHRHAGPHPVTPPLAPDPRLATLALHRYDAARAEAGACLWDDAGSIVGV; encoded by the coding sequence ATGACTGACCTTGTCGCGGTGGCTCACGGAACGGCCGATCCTGCTGGGATCGCGGTCGTCCACGACCTGGTTCGCGAGATGGCCCGGCAACGGCCGGACCTCCCGATCTCGTTGGGTTTCGTCGATCTCCTCACGCCTGCGCTGCCATCGCTCGTCCATCGCATCACCTCCGACGCGGACGAGGCGGTCGTCGTACCGCTGCTGCTCAGCTCGGGTTACCACGTGTACGTCGACGTGGCCGCCGAAGCGCGCCGCTACCCCGGCCGCGTCCACGCGGCCGCCGCCCTCGGCCCGGACCCCGTGCTCGTCGAAATCCTCGCCGACCGTCTCGGCGACCTCTCCCGTGTCGACCAGGTGGTCCTCGCCGCGGCCGGTTCGTCCGATCCGCGCGCCCTGACCGACTGCGAAACTACCGCCACGCTCCTCGCCCGACGTATCGACCGCCCGGTCCACGTCGGCTACATCTCCGGCTCCGGCGACCGCCTCCCCGCCGTACTCGCCCGAACCCGCGGCCGGCTCGCGATCGCGACGTACCTGCTCGCCCCCGGTTTCTTCAACACCCTCGTCCACCGCCACGCCGGCCCCCACCCCGTCACCCCACCCCTGGCCCCCGACCCCCGCCTGGCCACCCTCGCCCTCCACCGCTACGACGCCGCGCGGGCGGAGGCCGGTGCTTGCTTGTGGGACGACGCCGGGAGCATCGTGGGGGTGTGA
- a CDS encoding DUF5652 family protein, translating to MSPKKWDELSPRSRRLVVVGAVAESVLKSIALADLARRPAEQVRGPKPAWAVFLTLFNSVGVAPVAYWLFGRRKTT from the coding sequence GTGAGCCCGAAGAAGTGGGACGAGCTGAGTCCGCGGAGCCGGCGGTTGGTCGTGGTCGGGGCGGTGGCTGAGAGCGTGCTGAAGTCCATCGCGCTGGCGGACCTCGCGCGACGTCCCGCGGAGCAGGTACGGGGCCCGAAACCCGCGTGGGCGGTGTTCCTGACGTTGTTCAACTCGGTCGGCGTGGCGCCGGTCGCCTACTGGCTGTTCGGGCGCCGCAAGACCACCTAG
- a CDS encoding SRPBCC family protein: MPEAVRTVRINRPAADVFAFFADGENDPQWRTGVKEISRNGPIGPDATYHQRIAGPAGRAIPSDYRVTAYEPNTHLAFEVTAGPVRPTGDYRFTPVDDATDVTFKLSANLSGLKKLLMSKPVQQSMNSEVAALDRAKQILES, from the coding sequence ATGCCTGAAGCTGTGCGTACCGTCCGGATCAACCGTCCGGCGGCCGACGTGTTCGCGTTCTTCGCCGACGGCGAGAACGATCCGCAGTGGCGCACCGGGGTGAAGGAGATCAGCCGAAACGGCCCGATCGGCCCCGACGCGACGTACCACCAACGAATCGCAGGCCCCGCCGGCCGGGCGATCCCGTCCGACTACCGCGTAACGGCGTACGAACCCAACACCCACCTGGCCTTCGAAGTCACCGCCGGCCCCGTACGCCCAACCGGCGACTACCGCTTCACCCCGGTCGACGACGCCACCGACGTCACCTTCAAACTCTCCGCCAACCTGTCAGGCCTGAAAAAACTCCTGATGTCCAAACCCGTCCAGCAATCCATGAACTCCGAAGTAGCCGCCCTCGACCGAGCCAAACAAATCCTCGAGAGCTAG
- a CDS encoding DUF6891 domain-containing protein, with protein sequence MGIYEDLLKATGDPDGLGGIRERILAWMLPGFMDRAEVIEAATEYVEGRELLTGPQVEQLVDELWRQRLDEQKDWPERTDADKVAAAFAELDAAGIVARMNFTCCQTCGSTEIDDERPADRPSTGYVFFHSQDGERLADNPAHLFLAYGAFDIPEPEWLDGVTAIGNQVAAVLRAHDLPVTWNGSSDQRIQVGPLNWQRRLPTARQNS encoded by the coding sequence GTGGGGATCTATGAGGACTTGCTGAAGGCGACCGGGGACCCGGATGGGTTGGGCGGGATTCGGGAGCGGATTCTGGCCTGGATGCTGCCTGGGTTCATGGACCGGGCCGAGGTGATCGAGGCGGCGACGGAGTACGTCGAAGGCAGGGAGCTGCTGACCGGCCCGCAAGTCGAGCAACTTGTCGACGAGCTGTGGCGTCAGCGGCTGGACGAGCAGAAAGACTGGCCGGAGCGGACCGACGCCGACAAAGTCGCGGCGGCCTTCGCCGAACTCGACGCCGCCGGGATCGTCGCGCGGATGAACTTCACCTGCTGCCAGACCTGCGGATCCACCGAGATCGACGACGAGCGTCCGGCCGACCGCCCCTCCACCGGCTACGTCTTCTTCCACTCCCAGGACGGCGAACGCCTCGCCGACAATCCCGCGCACTTGTTCCTCGCCTACGGCGCTTTCGACATCCCCGAACCTGAATGGCTCGACGGCGTGACCGCGATCGGCAATCAGGTGGCCGCCGTACTGCGTGCCCACGACCTCCCGGTGACATGGAACGGTTCCTCCGACCAGCGGATCCAGGTAGGACCCCTGAACTGGCAACGCCGCCTGCCTACGGCTCGGCAGAACAGCTGA
- a CDS encoding MerR family transcriptional regulator yields MPETWSIAELAAEYDVTLRTIRFYEDRGLLTPERRGTTRVYHPRDRIRLALILRGKRLGFSLDEIARIVDMYDAEPGEEGQLVYLLNQITHRRQELEQRRQDIEQTLQDLAEVEARCHADLQALRNSKE; encoded by the coding sequence GTGCCCGAGACCTGGTCGATCGCCGAACTCGCCGCCGAGTACGACGTCACGCTCCGCACGATCCGCTTCTACGAGGACCGCGGCCTGCTCACCCCCGAACGCCGCGGCACGACCCGCGTCTACCACCCCCGCGACCGCATCCGCCTGGCCCTCATCCTGCGCGGCAAACGCCTCGGCTTCTCCCTCGACGAGATCGCCAGGATCGTCGACATGTACGACGCCGAACCCGGCGAGGAAGGCCAACTCGTCTACCTCCTGAACCAGATCACCCACCGCCGCCAGGAACTCGAACAACGCCGCCAAGACATCGAACAAACCCTCCAAGACCTCGCCGAAGTAGAAGCCCGCTGCCACGCAGACCTACAAGCCCTCCGCAACAGCAAGGAGTAG